One window of the Conexibacter sp. SYSU D00693 genome contains the following:
- a CDS encoding DegV family protein, with translation MSSRVAVVTDTTQYLPRELLREHDVATVSLYVNDGDRHERESEMPDFTAFYERLRTMDGALPTTSQPSIGDFLAVFEPLLAEGRDIVSVHLAGGISGTVESGRQAAAEAMERHPGRRVEVVDSRSACGGMGMIVLAGAAAAEGGADVDGVKARVEEALTHARIWFAVDTLEYLRRGGRIGTAQAWVGGALKIKPILTVDGEIVPIERVRTARRAFERMVDFATTLKEEQADCWAVQHIQAPDEAARLAERCQEVLGGPPIAVSEIGPVIGTHVGPGLLGVGGIPGRLVAELRR, from the coding sequence ATGTCCTCCCGGGTCGCGGTCGTCACGGACACCACGCAGTACCTGCCGCGCGAGCTGCTGCGCGAGCACGACGTGGCGACGGTCAGCCTCTACGTCAACGACGGCGACCGCCACGAGCGCGAGTCCGAGATGCCGGACTTCACCGCGTTCTACGAGCGCCTGCGGACGATGGACGGCGCGCTGCCCACGACGTCCCAGCCGTCGATCGGCGACTTCCTCGCGGTCTTCGAGCCGCTGCTGGCCGAGGGTCGCGACATCGTCTCCGTCCACCTCGCGGGTGGGATCTCCGGCACCGTCGAGTCCGGCCGCCAGGCCGCGGCCGAGGCGATGGAGCGCCATCCCGGCCGCCGCGTCGAGGTCGTCGACTCCCGCAGCGCCTGCGGGGGCATGGGCATGATCGTCCTCGCCGGTGCCGCCGCGGCCGAGGGCGGGGCCGACGTCGACGGCGTCAAGGCGCGTGTCGAGGAGGCGCTGACTCACGCACGCATCTGGTTCGCGGTCGACACGCTCGAGTACCTGCGTCGCGGCGGGCGCATCGGCACCGCCCAGGCCTGGGTCGGCGGCGCGCTGAAGATCAAGCCGATCCTGACCGTCGACGGCGAGATCGTCCCGATCGAGCGCGTCCGCACCGCCCGACGCGCCTTCGAGCGCATGGTCGACTTCGCGACGACGCTCAAGGAGGAGCAGGCCGACTGCTGGGCCGTCCAGCACATCCAGGCCCCCGACGAGGCCGCCCGCCTCGCCGAGCGCTGCCAGGAGGTCCTGGGCGGCCCGCCCATCGCGGTCTCCGAGATCGGCCCCGTCATCGGGACCCATGTGGGCCCGGG
- a CDS encoding NAD-dependent epimerase/dehydratase family protein: protein MGKTLVTGGAGLVGSHVVRALLERGDDVRVTVRERTRTENLEGLDVERVTCDLLDARRVRRAMRDVDRLFHVAGSTRLRAPARDLFRDNVDVTRVVLGEALRAGVERVVHTSSMAAVGPAPRGSTADETQVFRAGRHGLPYVNAQHEAEAEALRHCAAGLPVVIVNPGHVLGRGDVNRSSTEVVRRFLRRELPAYVDGALCVVSPQDVARGHLLAEERGTVGERYILGGRNFTLDRLFADLGRLSGVEPPAVKLPLPAAIALARGLEAVPGRPAITEVEVKVAAQWWAFRSTKAKRELGWSTGHHEEPLTQAIAWYRERDRDGLAAPGARQPLALRAAGLGLRTAGAAFRRVVPG from the coding sequence GTGGGCAAGACGCTCGTCACCGGCGGCGCCGGGCTGGTCGGCTCGCACGTCGTGCGGGCGCTGCTCGAGCGCGGCGACGACGTGCGCGTGACGGTGCGCGAGCGCACCCGCACGGAGAACCTCGAGGGCCTCGACGTCGAGCGCGTCACGTGCGACCTGCTCGACGCCCGGCGGGTGCGCCGGGCGATGCGCGACGTCGACCGCCTCTTCCACGTCGCCGGCTCGACCCGCCTGCGCGCGCCCGCGCGCGACCTGTTCCGCGACAACGTCGACGTCACCCGCGTCGTCCTGGGCGAGGCGCTGCGCGCGGGCGTCGAGCGCGTCGTGCACACCTCGTCGATGGCCGCCGTCGGCCCGGCCCCGCGGGGCTCGACCGCCGACGAGACGCAGGTCTTCCGCGCCGGCCGCCACGGGCTGCCCTACGTCAACGCCCAGCACGAGGCGGAGGCCGAGGCGCTGCGCCACTGCGCCGCGGGCCTGCCCGTCGTCATCGTCAACCCCGGCCACGTCCTCGGCCGCGGCGACGTCAACCGCTCGTCGACCGAGGTCGTCCGGCGCTTCCTGCGTCGCGAGCTGCCCGCCTACGTCGACGGCGCGCTGTGCGTCGTCTCCCCGCAGGACGTCGCGCGCGGCCACCTCCTGGCCGAGGAGCGCGGGACGGTCGGCGAGCGCTACATCCTCGGGGGCCGCAACTTCACGCTGGACCGCCTCTTCGCGGACCTCGGCCGCCTCAGCGGCGTCGAGCCGCCCGCGGTCAAGCTGCCGCTGCCGGCGGCCATCGCCCTGGCCCGCGGCCTCGAGGCGGTGCCCGGACGGCCGGCCATCACCGAGGTCGAGGTGAAGGTCGCGGCGCAGTGGTGGGCCTTCCGCTCGACGAAGGCCAAGCGCGAGCTGGGGTGGAGCACCGGCCACCACGAGGAGCCGCTCACCCAGGCGATCGCCTGGTACCGCGAGCGCGACCGCGACGGCCTCGCCGCGCCGGGCGCCCGCCAGCCGCTCGCCCTGCGCGCGGCGGGCCTGGGGCTGCGCACCGCCGGAGCGGCGTTCCGCAGGGTCGTCCCGGGCTAG
- a CDS encoding glutathione S-transferase N-terminal domain-containing protein: protein MTTTLLRCRTPTDWLCPCGRVARELRKHGEEVEEVRVPFSKRDRDRVVQASGQAKVPVAVIDGEAICDSLRIVEHLRWRAGDRR, encoded by the coding sequence ATGACGACCACGCTCTTGCGCTGCCGCACCCCGACCGACTGGCTGTGCCCGTGCGGGCGCGTCGCGCGCGAGCTGCGCAAGCACGGCGAGGAGGTCGAGGAGGTCCGGGTGCCGTTCAGCAAGCGCGACCGCGACCGGGTCGTGCAGGCCTCGGGCCAGGCGAAGGTCCCCGTCGCGGTGATCGACGGCGAGGCGATCTGCGACTCGCTGCGGATCGTCGAGCACCTGCGCTGGCGCGCGGGCGACCGGCGCTAG
- a CDS encoding GH92 family glycosyl hydrolase, whose amino-acid sequence MRGTWGGLTLGALAAMALGAAPASATPALTSYVETRMGTDEGAADFGTGGGAGATFPGAVAPFGMLQVSPDTDPSLRNPAGGYTYSDQRIKGFSLTHISGAGCAGLGDVPLLPTTAAIDRSPAKLASYDVEPKYVAGFTHEGEVAGPGDYRVRLDPGPQEMRAELTANVRAGALRFTFPKGSNGSVLVNPGGSQMGNELAEVHVDPERREISGVVVSGAFCSAYNRYRLHFVARFDRPFTASGTWKRQDLRRGGRDVRDVSLTPQVAIVTNQYKRVAGLPDQLPGNPSTGAQAGGYATFDTREGEAVTARVAISSVSIDGARRNLDAGASEPFDALRAAARRAWERQLGKVRVGGGTDEQRRLLYTSLYHAMVMPSVFSDVDGRYRGMDGRIHQAEGFTKMANVSGWDTYRAQMPLMALLAPRQASDLVSSLLADHRESGHLPKWSLREGHTNVMVGDPADLLIAGAHAFGARDFDARAALRAMVDGATTYGIARNGRYVQRAGLADYLRLGYVGYERNTSTIVQTIAPETVWGTSATTLEYALADFGIARLAKALGDGETCATFARRSANWRNVLDPVSQIMRPRLAGTGAFLRGDPPGGELGFVEGSAAQYTWFVPHDVAGLVDALGGRDAARAKLDFFLSKRNDGVHSGHAFLGNEPTLHTPYLYDWLGAPARGAEAVRGAMLELYRPTAGGFPGNDDLGAMSSWWVFGALGMHPSVPGTGVLTLASPLFPRTQLRLAGGTVDIRAPKASAGTPYVVRATKGGKRLSRAWLSYDELAKGAKLRFDLSADPGQRWATGAGAAPPSYGGAAACTAP is encoded by the coding sequence ATGCGGGGGACGTGGGGTGGCCTGACGCTGGGCGCGCTGGCGGCGATGGCGCTGGGCGCGGCGCCGGCGTCGGCCACGCCGGCGCTCACGAGCTACGTCGAGACGCGCATGGGCACCGACGAGGGCGCCGCGGACTTCGGGACCGGCGGCGGCGCCGGCGCGACGTTCCCGGGGGCCGTCGCCCCGTTCGGGATGCTCCAGGTCAGCCCGGACACCGACCCCTCCCTGCGCAACCCCGCCGGCGGCTACACCTACAGCGACCAGCGCATCAAGGGCTTCAGCCTCACGCACATCTCCGGGGCGGGGTGCGCGGGCCTGGGCGACGTCCCGCTGCTGCCGACGACCGCGGCGATCGACCGCTCGCCGGCCAAGCTCGCCTCCTACGACGTCGAGCCGAAGTACGTCGCGGGCTTCACCCACGAGGGCGAGGTCGCCGGACCGGGCGACTACCGCGTCCGGCTCGACCCGGGACCTCAGGAGATGCGCGCCGAGCTCACCGCGAACGTCCGCGCCGGCGCGCTGCGCTTCACGTTCCCCAAGGGCTCCAACGGCTCGGTGCTGGTCAACCCCGGCGGCAGCCAGATGGGCAACGAGCTCGCCGAGGTCCACGTCGACCCCGAACGCCGGGAGATCAGCGGCGTCGTCGTCAGCGGCGCGTTCTGCTCGGCCTACAACCGCTACCGCCTGCACTTCGTCGCGCGCTTCGACCGCCCGTTCACCGCTTCGGGGACCTGGAAGCGCCAGGACCTGCGCCGCGGCGGGCGCGACGTGCGCGACGTCTCGCTCACCCCGCAGGTCGCCATCGTCACCAACCAGTACAAGCGCGTCGCCGGCCTGCCCGACCAGCTGCCGGGCAACCCCAGCACCGGCGCGCAGGCCGGCGGCTACGCGACCTTCGACACCCGCGAGGGCGAGGCGGTGACCGCCCGCGTGGCGATCTCGTCGGTGAGCATCGACGGCGCGCGGCGCAACCTCGACGCGGGCGCGAGCGAGCCGTTCGACGCGCTGCGGGCCGCCGCGCGTCGCGCCTGGGAGCGCCAGCTGGGCAAGGTCCGCGTGGGCGGCGGCACGGACGAGCAGCGCCGGCTGCTCTACACCTCGCTCTACCACGCGATGGTCATGCCGAGCGTCTTCAGCGACGTGGACGGCCGCTACCGCGGGATGGACGGGCGCATCCACCAGGCCGAGGGCTTCACGAAGATGGCCAACGTCTCGGGGTGGGACACCTACCGCGCGCAGATGCCGCTCATGGCGCTGCTCGCGCCGCGCCAGGCGTCGGACCTCGTCTCGAGCCTCCTGGCCGACCACCGCGAGAGCGGCCACCTGCCGAAGTGGTCGCTGCGCGAGGGCCACACGAACGTCATGGTCGGCGACCCGGCGGACCTCCTCATCGCCGGCGCGCACGCCTTCGGCGCACGCGACTTCGACGCGCGTGCGGCGCTCAGGGCGATGGTCGACGGCGCCACGACGTACGGCATCGCGAGGAACGGCCGCTACGTCCAGCGGGCCGGGCTGGCCGACTACCTGCGCCTGGGCTACGTCGGCTACGAGCGCAACACGAGCACGATCGTCCAGACGATCGCGCCCGAGACGGTGTGGGGGACCAGCGCGACGACGCTCGAGTACGCCCTGGCCGACTTCGGCATCGCGCGCCTGGCCAAGGCGCTCGGCGACGGCGAGACGTGCGCGACGTTCGCGAGGCGCTCGGCGAACTGGCGCAACGTCCTGGACCCCGTCAGCCAGATCATGCGCCCGCGGCTGGCCGGCACCGGCGCGTTCCTGCGCGGCGATCCGCCCGGCGGCGAGCTGGGCTTCGTCGAGGGCTCCGCCGCGCAGTACACATGGTTCGTCCCGCACGACGTCGCCGGGCTCGTCGACGCGCTCGGCGGCCGCGACGCCGCCCGCGCCAAGCTCGACTTCTTCCTGAGCAAGCGCAACGACGGCGTCCACAGCGGCCACGCCTTCCTCGGCAACGAGCCGACCCTCCACACGCCCTACCTCTACGACTGGCTCGGCGCCCCGGCGCGCGGGGCCGAGGCGGTGCGGGGAGCGATGCTCGAGCTGTACCGGCCGACGGCGGGCGGCTTCCCCGGCAACGACGACCTCGGCGCGATGTCGTCCTGGTGGGTCTTCGGCGCGCTCGGGATGCACCCGTCGGTGCCGGGCACCGGCGTCCTGACGCTGGCCAGCCCGCTCTTCCCGCGCACCCAGCTGCGCCTCGCGGGCGGGACGGTCGACATCCGCGCGCCGAAGGCGTCGGCCGGGACGCCGTACGTCGTGCGGGCCACCAAGGGCGGCAAGCGGCTCTCGCGGGCGTGGCTGTCCTACGACGAGCTCGCCAAGGGCGCGAAGCTGCGCTTCGACCTGTCGGCCGACCCGGGGCAGCGCTGGGCGACCGGTGCCGGGGCCGCGCCCCCGTCCTACGGCGGCGCGGCCGCCTGCACCGCGCCCTAG
- a CDS encoding zinc-binding dehydrogenase codes for MRAAVLHGPGDLRVEEVDEPMGEVVVEVHAATSCATDRKMLEHGHRALGPYPAAFGHETAGVRTDTGQRVLVGDSVACLACAPCRGGRPQLCRAMTWVLGGFAERIAAPAGALHAVPEGLPLAGAAMAEPLAACVHAVARADGAPAGPAAVLGGGTVGLMCARLLVLAGREVTLADRHPERREQAVALGVAATAERLEPQTCALVLEAVGRPESWAAAVGAAAPGATVVLVGGCSAPAVSLPAAPLHYDEVDVRGAFHHSRAEVDRALALLASGAIDWRAFAGPTIGLDELAPALRAPRRGGRAQKLVVDPRR; via the coding sequence GTGAGGGCGGCGGTCCTGCACGGCCCGGGCGACCTGCGCGTCGAGGAGGTCGACGAGCCCATGGGCGAGGTGGTCGTCGAGGTCCACGCCGCGACGAGCTGCGCGACGGACCGCAAGATGCTCGAGCACGGCCACCGGGCGCTCGGCCCCTACCCCGCGGCGTTCGGCCACGAGACCGCGGGCGTGCGGACCGACACCGGCCAGCGCGTGCTCGTCGGCGACAGCGTCGCGTGCCTGGCCTGCGCTCCGTGCCGCGGCGGCCGCCCGCAGCTCTGCCGGGCGATGACGTGGGTGCTCGGCGGCTTCGCGGAGCGGATCGCCGCCCCCGCCGGCGCGCTGCACGCCGTGCCGGAGGGGCTCCCGCTGGCCGGCGCGGCGATGGCCGAGCCGCTGGCGGCGTGCGTGCACGCGGTCGCCCGGGCCGACGGCGCGCCGGCCGGGCCGGCCGCGGTCCTCGGCGGCGGCACGGTGGGGCTGATGTGCGCGCGGCTGCTCGTGCTCGCCGGCCGCGAGGTCACGCTCGCCGACCGTCATCCCGAGCGCCGCGAGCAGGCGGTCGCGCTCGGCGTCGCCGCCACGGCCGAGCGCCTCGAGCCGCAGACCTGCGCGCTGGTCCTCGAGGCGGTGGGCCGCCCCGAGAGCTGGGCCGCGGCGGTCGGCGCCGCCGCCCCGGGCGCTACCGTCGTCCTCGTGGGCGGCTGCAGCGCGCCCGCCGTGTCGCTGCCCGCCGCGCCGCTGCACTACGACGAGGTGGACGTCCGCGGCGCCTTCCACCACAGCCGCGCGGAGGTCGACCGGGCGCTCGCGCTGCTCGCCTCCGGGGCGATCGACTGGCGCGCCTTCGCCGGCCCGACGATCGGGCTCGACGAGCTCGCGCCGGCGCTGCGCGCGCCGCGCCGTGGTGGCCGGGCGCAGAAGCTCGTCGTCGATCCGCGCCGCTAG
- a CDS encoding alcohol dehydrogenase catalytic domain-containing protein — MIAARSTSPREVELVDLPEPVAGPGEAVVALLACGVCGSDVSEAWVAKKVPAVLGHELCAEVVAVGDGVEQVRAGDRVVVHHHVPCGACAVCRSGRETLCPQFRATALDPGGFAERVRLSAPLVGELLPTTLDPERATFVEPLACVVRALERAEVAAGDRVLVVGCGTGGLLTLAAARARGAAAVFAAEPRPERLERARALGAAAHAGEEVDVALVCAPGAAAVEHAFTALGPGGRLLLYATPGEAPLALDAASLYAREVEVRASYSAGPQDMRRALALLEGGVLDPLGLVTHRLGLRETARALELARTGEAVKALVVA, encoded by the coding sequence GTGATCGCCGCCCGGTCGACCAGCCCGCGCGAGGTCGAGCTCGTCGACCTGCCCGAGCCCGTCGCCGGCCCGGGCGAGGCGGTCGTCGCGCTGCTGGCGTGCGGGGTCTGCGGCTCGGACGTCAGCGAGGCGTGGGTGGCCAAGAAGGTCCCCGCGGTCCTGGGCCACGAGCTGTGCGCCGAGGTCGTCGCCGTGGGCGACGGTGTCGAGCAGGTGCGGGCCGGCGACCGCGTCGTCGTCCACCACCACGTGCCGTGCGGCGCCTGCGCGGTGTGCCGGTCCGGCCGCGAGACGCTGTGCCCGCAGTTCCGCGCCACCGCGCTGGACCCGGGCGGCTTCGCGGAGCGCGTGCGCCTGTCGGCGCCGCTGGTCGGCGAGCTGCTGCCGACCACCCTGGACCCGGAGCGCGCGACGTTCGTGGAGCCGCTGGCGTGCGTCGTCCGGGCGCTGGAGCGCGCGGAGGTCGCGGCCGGCGATCGCGTGCTCGTCGTCGGCTGCGGGACCGGCGGGCTGCTGACCCTCGCGGCGGCGCGGGCGCGGGGGGCGGCCGCCGTGTTCGCCGCCGAGCCGCGCCCCGAGCGCCTGGAGCGCGCCCGCGCGCTGGGCGCGGCGGCCCACGCCGGGGAGGAGGTCGACGTCGCGCTGGTCTGCGCGCCCGGCGCCGCCGCGGTCGAGCACGCCTTCACCGCCCTGGGCCCCGGCGGCCGGCTGCTGCTCTACGCCACGCCGGGGGAGGCCCCGCTCGCGCTCGACGCCGCCTCGCTGTACGCGCGCGAGGTCGAGGTCCGGGCCTCGTACAGCGCCGGTCCGCAGGACATGCGCCGCGCGCTGGCGCTCCTGGAGGGGGGCGTGCTCGACCCGCTCGGCCTCGTCACCCACCGCCTCGGCCTGCGCGAGACGGCCCGGGCCCTCGAGCTGGCCCGCACCGGCGAGGCGGTGAAGGCGCTGGTGGTCGCGTGA
- the mtnA gene encoding S-methyl-5-thioribose-1-phosphate isomerase, with amino-acid sequence MAVLPRAVTPLRWDGRRLHALDQTRLPHEEVWLELEGAQDTADAIRRLAVRGAPNIGIAAAYGLAMEVSGRPGLGPLEDAADLLRGARPTAVNLAWAVDRVREAALASSPATLAAAARAEAQRIQAAEDAASDAIARHGAEVLAGARRVLTHCNAGALACGGRGTALAVVLALAEQEPDLEVLVCETRPLLQGARLTAWELGRVGVAHQLLVDGAAAGLMRRGEVDAVVVGCDRVAANGDVANKVGTYAHALAARAAGIPFVVAGPTSTIDPAIDDGDGIEVEERDADEVAELLGTPVAPEGTRVRNPAFDVTPAELVTALVTERGVAAPPARASVAALLDA; translated from the coding sequence ATGGCCGTCCTGCCCCGCGCCGTCACGCCCCTGCGCTGGGACGGGCGCCGGCTCCACGCCCTGGACCAGACCCGCCTGCCCCACGAGGAGGTCTGGCTGGAGCTCGAGGGCGCGCAGGACACGGCCGACGCGATCCGCCGCCTGGCGGTGCGCGGCGCGCCGAACATCGGGATCGCCGCCGCGTACGGGCTGGCGATGGAGGTCAGCGGCCGCCCGGGGCTCGGGCCGCTCGAGGACGCCGCCGACCTGCTGCGCGGGGCGCGGCCGACCGCGGTGAACCTCGCCTGGGCGGTCGACCGCGTCCGGGAGGCCGCGCTGGCCTCCAGCCCGGCGACGCTCGCCGCCGCCGCCCGGGCCGAGGCCCAGCGCATCCAGGCCGCCGAGGACGCGGCGAGCGACGCGATCGCCCGCCACGGCGCGGAGGTCCTGGCGGGCGCCAGGCGCGTGCTCACCCACTGCAACGCCGGCGCGCTCGCGTGCGGCGGGCGCGGAACGGCGCTGGCCGTCGTGCTGGCCCTCGCCGAGCAGGAGCCCGACCTCGAGGTCCTCGTCTGCGAGACGCGCCCGCTGCTGCAGGGCGCGCGCCTGACGGCGTGGGAGCTCGGCCGCGTCGGCGTCGCGCACCAGCTGCTCGTCGACGGCGCCGCCGCCGGGCTCATGCGCCGCGGGGAGGTCGACGCCGTGGTGGTCGGCTGCGACCGCGTGGCCGCCAACGGCGACGTCGCCAACAAGGTCGGGACCTACGCCCACGCGCTGGCCGCGCGGGCCGCCGGCATCCCGTTCGTCGTGGCGGGACCCACGTCGACGATCGACCCGGCGATCGACGACGGCGACGGCATCGAGGTCGAGGAGCGCGATGCCGACGAGGTCGCCGAGCTGCTCGGGACGCCCGTCGCCCCGGAGGGCACGCGCGTGCGCAACCCGGCGTTCGACGTGACGCCCGCCGAGCTGGTCACGGCGCTCGTCACGGAGCGCGGCGTGGCGGCGCCGCCCGCCCGCGCGTCGGTCGCCGCGCTGCTCGACGCGTGA
- the grxD gene encoding Grx4 family monothiol glutaredoxin, whose product MSDSNPIRDAIAEAIDEHPVILFMKGTPDAPACGFSARTVAALQALEAKFAAVDILPDPRIRQELSAISNWPTIPQLFVGGELVGGCDIVTEMYESGELAGVLGLEQPAEAAAPEAAAPGAGLQIENRLS is encoded by the coding sequence GTGAGCGACTCGAACCCCATCCGCGACGCCATCGCCGAGGCGATCGACGAGCATCCCGTCATCCTGTTCATGAAGGGCACGCCGGACGCGCCCGCCTGCGGCTTCTCGGCCCGCACGGTGGCCGCCCTGCAGGCCCTCGAGGCGAAGTTCGCCGCCGTCGACATCCTCCCGGACCCCCGGATCCGCCAGGAGCTCTCGGCGATCTCGAACTGGCCGACCATCCCGCAGCTCTTCGTCGGCGGCGAGCTCGTCGGCGGCTGCGACATCGTCACCGAGATGTACGAGTCCGGCGAGCTGGCCGGCGTCCTCGGCCTGGAGCAGCCCGCCGAGGCCGCGGCCCCGGAGGCCGCCGCGCCCGGCGCCGGCCTCCAGATCGAGAACCGCCTCAGCTAG
- a CDS encoding BolA family protein: protein MPSADELKSRIEAALPDCTATVEDWTGGGDHFRATVVSPAFDGLSRIQQHRLVYDVFGAEIGGPIHALSLKTETPK, encoded by the coding sequence ATGCCGAGCGCCGACGAGCTGAAGTCCCGCATCGAGGCCGCGCTGCCCGACTGCACCGCGACCGTCGAGGACTGGACCGGCGGCGGCGACCACTTCCGCGCGACCGTGGTCTCCCCCGCGTTCGACGGACTCTCGCGCATCCAGCAGCACCGGCTGGTCTACGACGTCTTCGGCGCCGAGATCGGCGGGCCCATCCACGCCCTCTCCCTCAAGACGGAGACCCCCAAGTGA
- a CDS encoding iron-sulfur cluster assembly accessory protein, whose translation MSTTTVTYQAKGVTLTDIGAQKVQEFLASQGEAGASAGLRVGVRGGGCSGFQYQLAFDEQRDGDVIFEDHGVKILVDSQSLPYVDGSVIDYLDQLTGAGFKVENPNVVAACGCGSSFRVADEEQVSAV comes from the coding sequence ATGAGCACCACGACCGTCACGTACCAGGCCAAGGGCGTCACGCTCACGGACATCGGCGCCCAGAAGGTGCAGGAGTTCCTCGCCTCCCAGGGCGAGGCCGGCGCCTCGGCGGGCCTGCGTGTCGGGGTCCGCGGCGGCGGCTGCTCGGGCTTCCAGTACCAGCTGGCCTTCGACGAGCAGCGCGACGGCGACGTGATCTTCGAGGACCACGGCGTGAAGATCCTCGTCGACTCCCAGAGCCTCCCGTACGTCGACGGCTCGGTCATCGACTACCTCGACCAGCTCACCGGCGCGGGCTTCAAGGTCGAGAACCCGAACGTCGTGGCCGCCTGTGGCTGCGGCTCCTCGTTCCGCGTTGCCGACGAGGAGCAGGTCAGCGCCGTCTGA
- a CDS encoding CdaR family transcriptional regulator, which translates to MSDVAHPLAPPDGGGHVEELAAALDVPSLAAHLADVLVHDAYGEVAPGTRLPALLQASCDAKVSALRDVLRGERPSHAVTSPETTAVAVELARLRVPTTTIERSYRIGQEAVWQWWLDEVDAYVARTGASATDILRATTPVMFEVIDRLLTATLETYDETVEARRRSVAERRRRLVAQVLDGELDAPGADAERLLRYRFDGHHVTAVLTAGSWRATERLAARLHDLLGAQGLLLVEDGLTGGVAWLRVPEVGLGAREAVARAVTAAEAGAAFGDPGAGVEGFRRSHADARATARVRERLGDQASAVTWPDDVRIETLGLMAPVTGRRLADAELEAVRDLSPAARETLAAWLVTGSNVAAAARLGVHEHTVRNRLREVERRLGADLRARRTELHVALRLDAVLEPAD; encoded by the coding sequence ATGTCCGACGTCGCCCACCCGCTGGCGCCGCCCGACGGCGGCGGCCACGTCGAGGAGCTCGCCGCCGCGCTCGACGTCCCGAGCCTCGCCGCGCACCTCGCGGACGTGCTCGTCCACGACGCCTACGGGGAGGTCGCGCCCGGGACGCGGCTGCCCGCGCTGCTGCAGGCCTCGTGCGACGCGAAGGTCAGCGCGCTGCGCGACGTCCTGCGCGGCGAGCGCCCGAGCCACGCCGTCACCTCGCCCGAGACGACCGCGGTCGCCGTGGAGCTCGCGCGCCTGCGCGTGCCGACCACGACGATCGAGCGCTCGTACCGCATCGGCCAGGAGGCCGTCTGGCAGTGGTGGCTCGACGAGGTCGACGCGTACGTCGCGCGCACCGGCGCCTCGGCCACCGACATCCTGCGGGCGACGACGCCGGTGATGTTCGAGGTCATCGACCGGCTGCTGACCGCGACCCTCGAGACCTACGACGAGACGGTCGAGGCGCGGCGGCGGTCGGTCGCCGAGCGCCGGCGGCGGCTCGTCGCGCAGGTGCTCGACGGGGAGCTCGACGCGCCGGGCGCCGACGCCGAGCGCCTGCTGCGCTACCGCTTCGACGGTCACCACGTGACGGCCGTCCTGACCGCCGGCTCGTGGCGGGCGACCGAGCGCCTCGCGGCGCGCCTGCACGACCTCCTCGGCGCGCAGGGGCTGCTGCTCGTCGAGGACGGCCTCACCGGCGGCGTCGCCTGGCTGCGCGTCCCCGAGGTCGGCCTCGGTGCGCGCGAGGCGGTCGCCCGGGCGGTGACCGCGGCCGAGGCGGGCGCGGCGTTCGGCGATCCCGGAGCGGGCGTCGAGGGGTTCCGCCGCTCGCACGCCGACGCCCGCGCCACCGCCCGCGTGCGTGAGCGCCTCGGCGACCAGGCATCCGCGGTGACCTGGCCCGACGACGTGCGCATCGAGACGCTGGGCCTCATGGCGCCGGTCACGGGCCGCCGCCTCGCCGACGCCGAGCTGGAGGCCGTCCGCGACCTCTCGCCGGCGGCTCGCGAGACGCTCGCGGCGTGGCTCGTCACGGGGTCGAACGTCGCGGCGGCCGCGCGGCTGGGCGTCCACGAGCACACCGTCCGCAACCGCCTGCGGGAGGTCGAGCGGCGGCTGGGGGCCGACCTGCGCGCGCGCCGGACCGAGCTCCACGTGGCGCTGCGCCTCGACGCGGTCCTCGAGCCCGCGGACTGA
- a CDS encoding nitroreductase/quinone reductase family protein, giving the protein MAPPPRPVAEVVWKVHRALYTKTRGRIGHHFLGMTTLLLTTKGRKTGQQRSTALMYLEDGPGLAVVASNLGSDKPPAWWLNLKAMPAAEIRIGPERRVVRGRETTDDERERLWPRFVDLYPDYAEYERMTDRRIPIVMLEPA; this is encoded by the coding sequence ATGGCACCCCCGCCCCGTCCGGTCGCCGAGGTCGTCTGGAAGGTCCACCGCGCGCTCTACACGAAGACGCGCGGGCGGATCGGCCACCACTTCCTCGGGATGACGACGCTCCTGCTGACGACGAAGGGGCGCAAGACGGGACAGCAGCGCTCGACGGCGCTCATGTACCTGGAGGACGGCCCGGGGCTGGCGGTCGTCGCGTCGAACCTCGGCAGCGACAAGCCGCCGGCGTGGTGGCTGAACCTCAAGGCGATGCCCGCGGCCGAGATCCGGATCGGCCCCGAGCGCCGCGTCGTCCGCGGCCGGGAGACGACCGACGACGAGCGCGAGCGCCTGTGGCCGCGGTTCGTCGACCTGTACCCCGACTACGCGGAGTACGAGCGGATGACCGACCGGCGGATCCCGATCGTGATGCTGGAGCCGGCGTGA